A genomic window from Treponema maltophilum ATCC 51939 includes:
- a CDS encoding Rpn family recombination-promoting nuclease/putative transposase has translation MKKHNRRYKDSVFVDLFGEDENAKENFLSLYNALHRTHLDGSTELKPLRLDNVMYMSFCNDVSCLIDNKIIVLAEHQSTINDNMPVRFLEYAARLYEQIQNPRDRYLRKLKQIPTPEFYVFYNGEEKYPSQAELRLSDAFSVKSAKLSLELLVKVININYNKDNKLLKKCKPLAEYTQFVEAVRRHIKLDRKNGFKNAIKECIQNDILRNYLERKSREVMNMLIAEYDYDTDIAVQREEEREIAFADGAYQKALETAKAFKRLGFDIAKIAEGTGLSVEEIERL, from the coding sequence ATGAAAAAACACAATCGCCGCTATAAAGATTCCGTGTTCGTCGATTTATTCGGCGAGGACGAAAACGCAAAGGAGAATTTTCTGTCGTTGTATAATGCGCTTCACCGCACTCATTTGGACGGCTCGACCGAGCTCAAGCCGCTGCGCCTTGACAACGTCATGTACATGAGTTTTTGCAACGATGTATCCTGTCTTATCGACAACAAAATTATCGTGCTGGCCGAACACCAATCTACAATCAACGATAACATGCCGGTGCGCTTTTTGGAATATGCAGCCCGCTTGTACGAACAAATCCAAAACCCGCGCGACCGCTATTTGCGTAAACTTAAACAGATTCCTACGCCCGAATTCTATGTGTTTTACAACGGTGAAGAAAAATACCCCTCTCAGGCGGAACTGCGGCTTTCCGATGCATTCTCGGTAAAATCCGCAAAACTAAGTCTTGAATTGCTTGTAAAAGTGATAAACATCAATTACAATAAAGACAACAAGCTCTTGAAAAAATGCAAGCCGCTTGCGGAATACACGCAGTTTGTAGAAGCGGTGCGCCGGCACATCAAGCTCGATAGAAAAAACGGCTTTAAGAATGCGATTAAAGAATGTATTCAAAACGATATTTTACGGAATTATTTAGAGCGAAAATCACGGGAGGTTATGAACATGTTGATAGCCGAATATGATTATGATACCGACATTGCAGTACAAAGAGAAGAGGAACGCGAAATCGCCTTTGCCGACGGAGCATACCAAAAAGCGCTTGAAACGGCAAAGGCTTTTAAACGGCTTGGTTTTGATATTGCTAAAATAGCCGAAGGAACAGGACTTTCCGTTGAAGAAATCGAAAGACTTTAA
- a CDS encoding diphosphate--fructose-6-phosphate 1-phosphotransferase gives MKTVSALQTARYAYKPKLPAVLGGKVENLTLSFGKKTQAVSDTEELKKLFENTYGKPLAQVQKGKNANALKKIKAGVILSGGQAPGGHNVICGLYDAIKKGNVDSVLLGFLGGPSGLLENKFIKFTDKIIDEYRNTGGFDIIGSGRTKIETDEQYAAAAKNAKANKLDALVIIGGDDSNTNAALLAEYFIQNKIPTQVIGVPKTIDGDLKNALIETSFGFDTACKTFSELIGNIGRDANSAKKYWHFIKLMGRSASHIALECALQTQPNICLISEEIAANKTTLRGIVEGICTVITKRAANGENFGIVLIPEGLVEFIPEMKVLIAELNDTMALKQHEFAKLKNFDEKKAWLKTNLSQTSFEAFDSLPESIADQFLADRDPHGNVQVSRIDTEKLLALSVAKRLAEKKKAGTYKGKFSSYTHFFGYEGRCAFPSNFDADYCYALGYNAFILIAGGVTGYLSSVRNLVKSAKEWTAGGVPLTMMMNMEQRHGSKKPVIKKALVELNGKPFKKFALQRDKWAIDTSYTFPGAIQYFGPSEVCDCPTKTLLLERK, from the coding sequence ATGAAAACCGTTTCCGCGCTGCAAACTGCGCGCTATGCGTACAAACCCAAACTTCCGGCCGTACTGGGCGGCAAGGTTGAAAACCTTACATTAAGCTTCGGCAAAAAAACTCAAGCCGTTTCCGACACCGAAGAATTAAAAAAGCTTTTTGAAAACACCTACGGCAAACCGCTCGCTCAAGTACAAAAAGGAAAGAACGCGAACGCTCTAAAGAAAATAAAAGCGGGCGTTATCCTTTCCGGCGGACAAGCGCCCGGCGGGCACAACGTTATCTGCGGTTTATACGACGCGATAAAAAAAGGCAACGTCGATTCCGTTCTGCTCGGCTTTTTGGGCGGACCTTCCGGATTGCTTGAAAACAAATTCATCAAATTCACCGACAAAATAATCGACGAATACCGGAATACCGGCGGCTTTGACATTATCGGTTCCGGCCGCACGAAAATAGAAACCGACGAGCAATATGCGGCGGCCGCAAAAAACGCAAAGGCAAATAAACTCGATGCGCTGGTTATTATCGGCGGCGACGATTCGAACACGAACGCGGCGCTTTTAGCCGAATACTTTATACAAAATAAAATTCCCACGCAGGTTATCGGCGTTCCGAAAACCATAGACGGCGATTTGAAAAACGCTCTCATCGAAACGAGCTTCGGCTTCGATACCGCGTGCAAAACGTTTTCCGAACTTATCGGCAACATCGGCCGCGATGCGAATTCGGCAAAAAAATATTGGCACTTTATAAAACTGATGGGAAGGTCTGCAAGCCACATTGCGCTTGAATGCGCGCTGCAAACCCAGCCGAACATCTGCCTTATTTCCGAAGAAATTGCGGCAAACAAAACCACCCTGCGCGGCATTGTCGAAGGCATTTGCACCGTGATCACCAAACGCGCGGCAAACGGAGAGAACTTCGGTATCGTGCTTATTCCCGAAGGTCTTGTCGAATTCATTCCCGAAATGAAGGTTCTCATCGCCGAACTGAACGATACGATGGCACTGAAGCAACACGAATTTGCCAAGCTGAAAAACTTCGACGAAAAAAAAGCATGGCTTAAAACGAACCTTTCGCAAACCTCATTTGAGGCCTTCGATTCGCTTCCCGAATCAATCGCCGACCAGTTTTTGGCCGACCGCGATCCGCACGGAAACGTACAGGTAAGCAGAATAGACACCGAAAAACTTTTGGCCTTGTCGGTCGCCAAGCGCCTTGCCGAAAAGAAAAAGGCCGGCACTTACAAGGGCAAATTCAGTTCGTACACGCACTTTTTCGGCTACGAAGGACGCTGCGCCTTCCCTTCAAACTTCGATGCCGACTACTGCTACGCATTGGGCTACAACGCCTTTATTTTGATTGCAGGCGGCGTAACGGGTTATCTTTCGTCGGTGCGCAATTTGGTAAAAAGCGCAAAAGAATGGACGGCGGGCGGCGTTCCGCTTACGATGATGATGAACATGGAACAGCGCCACGGCAGCAAAAAGCCGGTTATAAAAAAAGCGCTTGTTGAATTGAACGGCAAACCGTTTAAAAAGTTCGCTTTGCAGCGCGACAAATGGGCGATCGACACAAGCTATACTTTCCCCGGCGCCATACAGTATTTCGGCCCGAGCGAAGTGTGCGACTGCCCCACCAAAACGCTTTTGCTGGAACGGAAGTAA
- the cls gene encoding cardiolipin synthase: MENFWPIFINIISAINYMFILFILFFEKQDSGRRFAWILTLSFLPGLGIVLYFLFSGHFFTKTRKMEIAKKYVKDETAQLMQAQENFFASQAGKLPNMVMNEYSSLIHLNLIYGNSPVTFAETAHIFTSGQEKFASLYRDIERATTFIYLQYFIVRNDATGREFLNLLCKKAQEGLEIRLLYDDMGSLTTPRSFFARLDKAGGMTLPFFPIKTGSPWSLNFRNHRKIVIIDGNIAYTGGFNIGNEYAGLGKFVWRDTHVRLTGSCVPSLLSLFVVDWYAVASGKKKFTAKSWATPAVMRKKINSANKNILRELKTDVPAVTERIPTQVVASGPDNRGRTEIKDAMIRMIMIAKKSVRIQTPYFTPDAAFFSAVKIAASSGIEVSIMVPGRWDKFYVKAAACAYMRDLSACGVRFYKYPGFIHAKTLITDDKIVTIGSCNIDSRSFELHYEANVFFYDEGFAKKYSAVFFNDRAGCTEYTLDWLNSRPLIQKAWWSFCRLFSPLM, translated from the coding sequence ATGGAAAATTTTTGGCCGATTTTCATCAACATAATAAGCGCAATAAACTATATGTTTATCTTATTTATTTTGTTTTTTGAAAAACAGGATTCGGGCCGGCGTTTTGCATGGATACTGACGCTCAGCTTTTTGCCGGGCTTGGGCATCGTTTTATACTTTTTGTTCAGCGGTCATTTTTTTACAAAAACGCGCAAAATGGAAATCGCAAAAAAATATGTAAAAGACGAAACCGCTCAACTTATGCAGGCGCAGGAAAACTTTTTTGCATCGCAGGCCGGCAAATTGCCGAACATGGTTATGAACGAATACAGCTCGCTCATACACTTAAACCTCATATACGGTAACAGCCCCGTAACCTTTGCCGAAACCGCGCACATTTTTACCTCGGGACAGGAAAAATTCGCGTCGCTGTACCGCGACATAGAACGGGCGACGACGTTCATCTATTTGCAGTACTTTATCGTACGCAATGACGCAACCGGACGGGAATTTCTAAACCTGCTGTGCAAAAAAGCGCAGGAAGGCCTTGAAATCAGGCTTTTGTACGACGACATGGGCTCTCTTACGACGCCGCGCTCTTTTTTTGCCCGGCTCGATAAGGCGGGCGGCATGACGTTGCCGTTTTTTCCGATAAAAACCGGAAGTCCATGGTCGCTTAATTTCAGAAATCACCGCAAAATCGTGATTATAGACGGAAACATCGCCTACACGGGCGGTTTTAACATCGGCAACGAATACGCGGGCTTGGGAAAATTCGTGTGGCGCGACACCCATGTCCGATTGACGGGAAGCTGCGTCCCTTCACTTTTAAGTTTATTCGTAGTCGACTGGTATGCGGTTGCAAGCGGCAAAAAAAAATTCACCGCAAAGTCATGGGCGACCCCCGCCGTCATGCGCAAAAAAATCAATTCGGCAAACAAAAATATTTTGCGCGAACTAAAAACGGATGTTCCCGCCGTAACCGAACGCATCCCTACACAAGTTGTAGCGTCGGGCCCGGATAACAGAGGACGAACGGAAATAAAAGATGCGATGATTCGTATGATTATGATTGCAAAAAAAAGCGTGCGTATTCAAACGCCGTATTTTACGCCCGATGCGGCTTTTTTTTCGGCCGTAAAGATTGCGGCAAGCTCGGGGATAGAAGTATCGATTATGGTGCCCGGCCGATGGGATAAATTCTATGTAAAAGCCGCCGCATGCGCTTATATGCGTGATCTTTCGGCTTGCGGCGTACGGTTTTATAAGTACCCGGGATTTATTCACGCAAAAACGCTTATAACCGACGATAAAATCGTTACGATCGGTTCGTGCAACATAGACAGCCGCAGCTTTGAATTGCACTACGAAGCGAACGTGTTTTTTTATGACGAAGGATTCGCAAAAAAATATTCGGCCGTGTTTTTTAACGACAGAGCGGGCTGCACCGAATACACACTTGATTGGCTGAACAGCCGCCCGCTTATTCAAAAAGCGTGGTGGAGCTTTTGCCGCCTGTTTTCACCGCTGATGTAA
- a CDS encoding PEGA domain-containing protein produces MQSAQRLLLFAAAVFLSAGKTAASDLEIRTRELPSFSPSVLTLDIRTNVSAAEIYLNNVFKGSAPLVLEDTVPGSYILRIEKKGYYTQEYECDFEGGSKYILWAQLEEITGILRVKTDEPGAELYVDGVRSSEWTLKVSEGSHTVEVKKFGKKSESRNVYVFRAASVDLDFHLQPADFEVRSFSSSMRRFNPHNPGALGLCRFYFSVTAEGDGELEVYDASDRIVYRRRVGPFTRENQECAWDGRAENGQIVKDGTYTARIKARGETGVQGGESLSFSATKEIPVTIDRSLFYPLIAAAAGGSASGTVPSVRLIPKGGIYCAFSAGADFLLGGTKGGNQTVPQGFNSAPLFVSFAGTPLRFLELSCTIGTEIRSETQSPFVVQAAAKAALNAKPFYYGFLVRYGYSSARASALFNETGLSAGVATAAEIGPVCVTVAEEAVFGDERGIINALAGKLKTGLSCAFQRDFYSLHVFASCLFPFNANGMNEYGVLNSGTEFAFLPPARDSACMPFAGLYYSYDSAAAKHALSFRMGAALLY; encoded by the coding sequence ATGCAAAGCGCTCAAAGATTATTGCTTTTTGCGGCGGCCGTTTTTTTGTCGGCGGGAAAAACCGCGGCATCGGATCTTGAAATCCGCACACGGGAACTTCCGTCTTTTTCGCCTTCCGTTTTAACGCTCGACATACGCACAAACGTATCCGCAGCCGAAATATATCTTAACAACGTATTCAAAGGAAGCGCCCCCCTCGTATTGGAAGATACCGTTCCCGGCAGCTACATACTGCGCATCGAAAAAAAAGGCTATTATACGCAGGAATACGAATGCGACTTTGAAGGCGGCAGTAAATACATACTATGGGCGCAGTTGGAAGAAATTACCGGTATTTTGCGCGTAAAAACCGACGAACCCGGTGCCGAATTGTACGTGGACGGCGTGCGAAGTTCCGAATGGACTTTAAAAGTAAGCGAAGGTTCCCATACGGTTGAAGTAAAAAAATTCGGTAAAAAAAGCGAAAGCCGAAACGTATATGTATTCCGTGCCGCGAGCGTCGACCTTGACTTTCATTTGCAGCCGGCCGATTTTGAAGTACGTTCTTTTTCATCATCGATGCGCCGCTTTAATCCGCATAATCCGGGCGCTTTGGGCTTGTGCCGCTTTTATTTTTCCGTAACGGCCGAAGGCGACGGCGAATTGGAAGTATACGATGCTTCGGACAGAATCGTATACCGGCGCCGCGTCGGCCCCTTTACACGGGAAAATCAGGAATGCGCGTGGGACGGCCGAGCCGAAAACGGACAAATCGTAAAGGACGGCACGTATACTGCGCGCATAAAGGCGCGCGGAGAAACCGGTGTTCAAGGCGGCGAAAGCCTGTCATTTTCGGCAACAAAAGAAATCCCGGTTACAATCGACCGTTCTTTGTTTTATCCGCTGATTGCTGCCGCGGCAGGCGGAAGCGCATCGGGTACGGTACCTTCGGTACGCCTTATACCCAAGGGCGGCATATATTGCGCGTTCAGTGCGGGAGCCGATTTTTTGCTCGGCGGCACAAAAGGCGGAAATCAAACCGTACCGCAAGGCTTTAATTCGGCACCGCTTTTCGTATCCTTTGCCGGCACGCCTTTACGCTTTTTGGAACTGTCGTGCACCATCGGAACCGAAATACGGTCGGAAACGCAAAGCCCCTTTGTCGTGCAGGCGGCCGCAAAAGCCGCACTGAACGCAAAACCGTTTTATTACGGATTCCTCGTGCGCTACGGTTATTCATCGGCGAGGGCATCGGCTTTATTTAACGAAACGGGATTAAGCGCAGGCGTTGCTACGGCCGCCGAAATAGGGCCGGTATGCGTAACGGTAGCCGAAGAAGCGGTATTCGGGGACGAGCGCGGCATTATAAACGCGCTCGCGGGAAAACTTAAAACGGGACTGTCGTGTGCTTTTCAAAGGGATTTTTATTCGCTGCACGTTTTCGCTTCCTGCCTTTTTCCTTTCAACGCAAACGGCATGAACGAATACGGCGTACTGAACAGCGGCACGGAGTTTGCGTTTTTGCCCCCCGCGCGCGATTCGGCATGCATGCCCTTTGCCGGACTGTATTATTCGTATGATTCGGCCGCGGCAAAACACGCCCTGTCCTTCCGCATGGGAGCCGCATTATTGTATTAG
- the radC gene encoding RadC family protein: MENVYSLSELTLKDSKKPQAREILLAEGAHSLSTQELIMVLLGFGSQNIPVRQLSGKVLHILQTAGDENLTEKLLNTRGIGAGKACIIAAAIELGKRLNSAKGIKINSPTDVLPLLRHYTLEKQEHFLCVSLNGAQEVMNIRTVSVGILNQTLIHPREVFAEPLKERAAAVILSHNHPSGRADPSDKDIDITHRLLKVSELLGIHLLDHIIITVSDYFSFVENGLVFQR; the protein is encoded by the coding sequence ATGGAAAATGTTTATTCTTTGTCGGAACTGACACTTAAAGACAGTAAAAAACCGCAGGCGCGCGAAATACTGCTTGCCGAAGGCGCGCACAGTTTAAGTACGCAGGAATTGATTATGGTGCTTTTAGGTTTCGGTTCGCAGAATATTCCGGTCAGACAATTATCGGGAAAAGTACTGCACATTTTGCAGACGGCCGGCGATGAAAACCTCACGGAAAAGCTTTTGAACACCCGCGGCATCGGAGCCGGAAAAGCATGCATTATTGCCGCCGCGATAGAATTGGGCAAGCGCTTGAATTCGGCCAAAGGAATAAAAATAAACAGCCCGACCGACGTGCTGCCGCTTTTACGCCATTATACGCTCGAAAAACAGGAGCATTTTTTGTGCGTTTCGCTCAACGGAGCACAGGAAGTTATGAATATCCGCACGGTGAGCGTCGGCATATTGAACCAAACGCTCATTCATCCGCGCGAAGTATTCGCCGAGCCGCTTAAAGAGCGCGCGGCAGCGGTTATTTTGTCGCACAACCATCCGTCGGGAAGAGCCGACCCCTCGGACAAAGACATCGACATAACGCACAGGCTGCTGAAAGTATCGGAACTGCTCGGCATTCACTTGCTCGACCACATTATTATCACAGTGTCCGATTACTTCAGTTTTGTCGAAAACGGGCTGGTTTTTCAGCGGTAA
- a CDS encoding glucosaminidase domain-containing protein, with amino-acid sequence MKKSYMFVPIFACAALFFSCVSLSPLRREGQNAVAAKELAFPSVVIADAGIKTASALEAFFIAEVPDADVLKVRRLAALYIIEASFEGINSDIAFAQMCLETGFLRFGGLITEDMYNFCGLGAIDENNPGCRFNSEQEGVRAHIQHLKAYGSTEDLRMPLADPRYRWVQPKGKAPDVYALSGTWASDRQYGEKLAGILKRMARF; translated from the coding sequence GTGAAAAAATCATACATGTTTGTGCCGATTTTTGCCTGTGCCGCGCTGTTTTTTTCGTGCGTTTCTCTTTCACCGTTACGGCGGGAAGGGCAAAACGCCGTTGCGGCAAAGGAACTTGCCTTTCCTTCAGTCGTTATTGCCGATGCGGGAATTAAAACGGCTTCGGCTTTGGAAGCGTTTTTTATTGCCGAAGTTCCCGATGCGGATGTTTTAAAAGTGCGGCGCTTGGCGGCTTTGTATATAATCGAAGCTTCGTTTGAAGGAATCAATTCCGACATAGCTTTTGCGCAAATGTGTTTGGAAACGGGATTTTTACGTTTCGGCGGTTTAATAACCGAAGATATGTATAATTTTTGCGGCTTGGGCGCAATAGACGAAAACAATCCCGGCTGCCGCTTTAATTCCGAACAGGAAGGCGTGCGCGCTCATATTCAGCATTTAAAAGCCTACGGAAGCACTGAAGATCTGCGCATGCCGCTTGCCGATCCGCGCTACCGCTGGGTGCAGCCGAAAGGGAAGGCTCCCGACGTGTATGCGCTGAGCGGCACATGGGCGTCCGACCGGCAGTACGGCGAAAAGCTCGCCGGCATTTTAAAGCGCATGGCGCGCTTTTAA
- the pyrH gene encoding UMP kinase — MIKVLSVGGSIVAPAEPDTAFLTAFAAMIRSWLNEDAQRKLILVVGGGAPARLYQNSYRSVCSLSSAGSGERSSIQYDNNEADWLGIMATRLNAQLLKAVFSDVCVDPVVCDPTADFNFTGRILVAAGWKPGFSTDTDAVYLAERFGAKTVVNLSNIEKVYSDDPKKNPAAKPLDDILWKDFLHMVGEEWVPGKNCPFDPVASKKADKAGISVICAGGKDINNMLAILNEKPFFGTLIH; from the coding sequence ATGATTAAGGTTTTATCGGTCGGAGGTTCGATTGTGGCGCCGGCGGAACCGGATACGGCATTTTTAACGGCGTTTGCGGCGATGATCCGCTCATGGCTTAACGAAGATGCGCAGCGTAAACTTATTCTCGTTGTCGGCGGGGGCGCTCCGGCGCGCCTGTATCAAAATTCCTACCGCAGCGTATGTTCGCTGTCGAGTGCAGGCTCCGGCGAACGTTCTTCAATTCAATACGACAATAACGAAGCCGATTGGCTGGGCATTATGGCAACCCGCCTTAACGCGCAGCTTTTAAAAGCCGTTTTTTCCGATGTATGCGTGGATCCCGTTGTCTGCGATCCGACCGCCGACTTTAATTTTACCGGACGCATTTTGGTTGCCGCAGGATGGAAGCCCGGCTTTTCGACCGACACGGACGCCGTATATTTGGCCGAACGCTTCGGAGCGAAAACGGTTGTCAATCTTTCAAACATCGAAAAAGTATACAGCGACGATCCCAAAAAGAATCCGGCCGCAAAGCCCTTGGACGATATTTTGTGGAAGGACTTTTTGCACATGGTCGGCGAAGAATGGGTGCCCGGTAAAAATTGCCCCTTCGATCCGGTTGCAAGCAAAAAAGCCGACAAAGCGGGCATTTCGGTCATATGCGCGGGCGGAAAAGATATCAATAATATGCTTGCGATTTTAAATGAAAAGCCGTTTTTCGGCACGCTGATTCACTGA
- a CDS encoding transglutaminase domain-containing protein produces the protein MSLLDKFLYRFRKHPLVRIASTAGIIALAVYVFFFLSTARRQAPVLTGIHPAVGEPGEIITLTGKNFGSSKESDSYVEIAGCRLTTSSYLVWTDTSIKAVLPYNVEDGLVYVTTKNGRSEAEIFANRQTIPVPVSRIPATAIPFIESVQKKTAQIGSLITITGTDFGSLRGNSRVLFTSAYNAPDRETLLIPCSEFDSDYVFWSDTRLQVRVPDGAATGQVFVETDYGKSSGFDFTVSSSAGSKTYADMHTYSVKVAADISDAQAETNSLLTLFIPLPQITSAQKAVTIVNSNPEPSIPRYMNTLVHQVSLHEAIGKKLNFSHTFVLTVYAVHSQIQASAVKSVSEETKKMYASYLKSNAVTPSDNKAVRELAASIIKNEKNPFVQAKLLYTWLIKNMRVSQNTQSGDTNVLRSLSSKKADAYDMAVLYTALLRAAGIPSLTNGGILVDSDMQSRNHWWCEFYIDEVGWIPADPALGAGLAYKAFQKPESAADFYFGNSDAQHITFSRGWNNIKPAHVTGKKVYRPKSYALQSIWEETTAGSVKYSSYWQDAAVTGIY, from the coding sequence GTGAGTCTTTTAGACAAGTTCCTTTACCGGTTCCGCAAACACCCGCTCGTCAGAATAGCTTCGACGGCGGGCATTATCGCTCTTGCAGTCTATGTGTTTTTTTTTCTGTCGACGGCGCGCCGGCAAGCTCCCGTGCTGACGGGCATACATCCGGCGGTAGGAGAACCGGGCGAAATTATAACGCTGACGGGTAAAAATTTCGGATCTTCAAAAGAAAGCGATTCTTACGTGGAAATCGCCGGCTGCCGGCTTACAACATCGTCGTATCTTGTATGGACGGACACGTCGATAAAAGCGGTGCTTCCCTACAATGTGGAAGACGGCTTGGTATACGTAACGACAAAAAACGGACGTTCCGAAGCCGAAATTTTTGCGAATAGGCAAACCATCCCCGTTCCGGTCAGCCGCATCCCGGCAACCGCAATTCCGTTTATAGAATCCGTTCAAAAAAAGACGGCTCAAATCGGAAGTCTTATAACGATCACGGGCACCGACTTCGGATCGCTGCGGGGAAACTCGCGCGTACTGTTTACTTCCGCGTACAACGCTCCCGACCGTGAAACGTTGCTTATTCCCTGTTCCGAATTCGATTCCGATTACGTCTTTTGGAGCGACACGCGGCTGCAAGTGCGCGTTCCCGACGGAGCGGCAACCGGACAGGTTTTCGTCGAAACCGATTACGGCAAAAGCTCAGGCTTCGACTTTACCGTTTCGTCTTCGGCCGGTTCAAAGACTTATGCGGACATGCACACGTATTCGGTAAAAGTTGCGGCCGACATAAGCGACGCTCAAGCCGAAACGAATTCACTTTTGACGCTCTTTATCCCGCTGCCGCAGATAACGTCGGCTCAAAAAGCGGTTACGATTGTCAATTCAAACCCGGAACCGTCGATTCCGCGCTATATGAACACGCTTGTACACCAAGTGAGCCTGCACGAAGCGATCGGGAAAAAGTTGAATTTTTCTCACACCTTTGTGCTGACCGTATACGCCGTGCATTCGCAGATTCAAGCATCGGCGGTAAAATCCGTCAGTGAAGAAACAAAAAAAATGTACGCATCGTATTTGAAAAGCAACGCCGTCACCCCTTCCGATAACAAAGCCGTGCGGGAATTGGCCGCATCGATTATAAAAAACGAAAAAAATCCCTTTGTACAGGCAAAACTTTTATATACATGGCTCATCAAAAACATGAGGGTGTCGCAAAACACACAAAGCGGCGACACGAACGTTTTGCGTTCGCTGTCTTCCAAAAAGGCCGACGCCTACGATATGGCGGTTTTGTATACGGCGCTTTTGCGCGCCGCGGGTATTCCTTCCCTTACGAACGGCGGTATTTTGGTCGATTCCGACATGCAAAGCCGCAATCATTGGTGGTGCGAATTCTACATCGACGAGGTGGGCTGGATTCCCGCCGATCCGGCATTGGGCGCGGGTTTGGCGTATAAAGCCTTTCAAAAGCCCGAATCCGCAGCCGATTTTTACTTCGGCAATTCGGACGCCCAGCATATTACGTTTTCGCGCGGATGGAACAATATAAAACCGGCGCACGTGACGGGCAAAAAAGTATACCGGCCCAAATCCTATGCGCTTCAGTCTATTTGGGAAGAAACGACCGCCGGCAGCGTCAAGTACAGTTCATACTGGCAGGATGCCGCCGTAACGGGAATATATTAA
- a CDS encoding anti-sigma factor family protein: MSTCPGKDIHCLYADNELQEPFKTEFEKHTEGCPHCRKVLEHYLFLRKALESDAASSDLSDSRLAEGYLRLKAQLSYKTVVMPDKPFSALSFSVKLVPAAAVLALAVALPLRFFGKTAQSSYPAAVSTAAVRAEPIRNGGVFSSETLPASSLASALGTDYTVNIDMPKLTAMDVFKPQLSSSNESAMQIPLTGVSHIPFAQNVDIKLPSYGAEGSFK, translated from the coding sequence ATGTCTACTTGCCCCGGTAAAGATATTCATTGTTTATACGCGGATAACGAGCTTCAAGAGCCTTTTAAAACGGAATTCGAAAAGCACACGGAAGGCTGTCCGCACTGCCGAAAAGTTTTGGAGCATTATTTGTTTTTGCGCAAAGCGCTCGAAAGCGATGCCGCAAGCAGCGATCTTTCCGACAGCCGTCTTGCCGAAGGCTATTTACGATTAAAAGCGCAGCTCAGCTATAAAACCGTCGTTATGCCGGACAAGCCTTTTTCGGCCCTGTCTTTTTCCGTAAAGCTGGTTCCGGCCGCGGCCGTTTTAGCCCTTGCCGTTGCCCTTCCCCTGCGGTTTTTCGGAAAAACCGCACAAAGCTCATACCCTGCAGCCGTAAGTACGGCGGCCGTTCGCGCCGAACCGATACGCAACGGCGGCGTTTTTTCGAGCGAAACCCTTCCCGCCTCGTCTTTGGCTTCCGCGCTGGGGACCGACTATACGGTCAATATCGATATGCCCAAATTGACGGCGATGGACGTATTTAAGCCTCAACTTTCATCTTCAAACGAGTCGGCGATGCAAATTCCTCTGACAGGCGTTTCGCACATACCCTTTGCCCAAAATGTCGATATAAAACTTCCCTCATACGGCGCCGAGGGTTCGTTCAAGTGA
- a CDS encoding RNA polymerase sigma factor, translating into MFDIQISAANEGDFRKVYNAVMPLLFKISYRIVNDEEAAEDLAHDSLIKMHEKQLVFPSLDDAKYWLIRVVKNASLNYAKRKVRERRAYERALKEDRRQSDSGETELLKAETLRRTREALDKLPVNLKMVLILKEYAELNYKEIGRVLGITEGNVKVRVFRAREQLAKLIGEDDVYLPR; encoded by the coding sequence TTGTTTGATATACAAATATCGGCCGCAAACGAAGGGGACTTCCGCAAAGTATACAATGCGGTCATGCCCCTTTTGTTCAAAATATCGTACAGAATTGTCAACGATGAAGAAGCGGCGGAAGATTTGGCGCACGATTCGCTTATAAAGATGCATGAAAAGCAGCTCGTTTTTCCGTCGCTCGACGACGCAAAATACTGGCTTATACGCGTTGTAAAAAACGCATCTTTAAATTATGCAAAGCGAAAAGTACGGGAACGGCGGGCGTACGAGCGTGCGCTTAAAGAAGATCGACGGCAAAGCGATTCGGGCGAAACGGAACTGTTAAAGGCCGAAACCCTGCGCCGCACGCGCGAAGCGCTCGACAAACTGCCCGTCAATTTGAAAATGGTGCTTATACTGAAGGAATATGCCGAATTGAATTATAAAGAAATCGGAAGAGTTTTGGGAATTACTGAAGGAAACGTAAAAGTCAGAGTGTTCCGCGCACGCGAACAGCTGGCAAAACTGATAGGAGAAGACGATGTCTACTTGCCCCGGTAA